The following are from one region of the Chloracidobacterium sp. genome:
- a CDS encoding NAD(P)H-quinone oxidoreductase, with protein MKAVFITDLGDGAGLEIREVADPPPPSGSEVLLRVKAAGVNRADLIQKKGLYPPPPGFSPNIPGLEFAGEVAAVGPDVKGLSIGDRVFGITAGEGQAEYLTVDHSLVAKIPEDLSFSEAAAIPEAFVTAHDAVVTQAGLSRGETLLIHAVGSGVGLAALQIGKAIGATVLGTSRSDEKLQRCREFGLGKGIDTSIASDFTESVFSATGGRGSDVILDLVGASYFEQNLKCLAPKGRLMLVGLTGGRRAEFDLGVALAKRLTIKGTVLRSRSAEEKASAMKGFESDIVPLFASGTIRPNLDRVFSFDEVERAYSYLESNESFGKVVLEW; from the coding sequence ATGAAGGCCGTGTTCATAACAGATCTTGGCGACGGCGCGGGACTTGAGATCCGCGAAGTGGCCGATCCGCCGCCGCCCTCCGGATCGGAGGTCTTGTTGCGTGTAAAGGCCGCGGGCGTTAACCGCGCCGACCTGATCCAGAAAAAGGGGCTATATCCTCCGCCGCCCGGATTTTCGCCGAACATCCCGGGGCTCGAATTTGCGGGCGAGGTGGCAGCGGTTGGTCCGGATGTAAAGGGGCTTTCGATCGGCGATCGTGTTTTCGGGATCACGGCCGGCGAGGGACAGGCCGAATATCTGACGGTCGATCATTCACTCGTCGCAAAGATCCCTGAAGATCTTTCGTTTTCGGAGGCGGCGGCCATCCCTGAGGCGTTTGTCACGGCTCACGATGCAGTGGTAACCCAAGCGGGACTTTCGCGAGGTGAGACCCTTTTGATCCATGCGGTCGGGTCGGGCGTTGGCCTTGCCGCACTCCAGATCGGAAAAGCGATCGGTGCGACCGTTTTAGGAACGTCGCGCTCCGACGAAAAGCTTCAACGCTGCCGGGAGTTCGGGCTCGGTAAGGGAATCGATACAAGCATCGCAAGTGATTTCACGGAGAGTGTCTTCAGCGCGACCGGAGGCCGCGGATCGGATGTGATATTGGACCTGGTCGGTGCGTCTTATTTCGAGCAAAACCTGAAATGCCTCGCACCGAAAGGCCGACTGATGCTTGTCGGCCTGACCGGCGGCCGAAGAGCCGAGTTCGACCTCGGGGTCGCCCTGGCAAAACGGTTGACGATCAAGGGAACCGTTCTTCGTTCTCGTTCGGCCGAAGAAAAGGCATCTGCGATGAAAGGTTTCGAATCGGACATCGTTCCTCTCTTTGCGTCGGGCACTATCCGCCCGAATCTCGACCGGGTGTTTTCGTTTGACGAGGTTGAAAGGGCCTACAGCTATCTTGAGTCTAACGAGAGCTTTGGAAAGGTCGTTTTGGAATGGTGA